The region ATTCTTCTAACAGTGTAGATGCATATGTTGAAGGAGTAGGAAGCATAACCTATTATGGTAATCCAGGTTCAGTAGATAAAAAAATCGAAGGATTAGGGGTTATAAAAGAAGGTAATTAGGATAGACAGGGGGTATTATGATGAAAAAGATAAAGCTTTTATGTCTACCTTATGCAGGAGCTTCTGCTACAATTTATTACAAGTTTCAGCCCCTTTTAGAAGAGAACATTAACTTAATACCAATAGAGTTATCGGGTAGAGGAATAAGGATAGATGAGCCTTTATTATTCTCCTTTGAAGAAGCTATTGAGGATGTTGTTTATCAGATTCAGGCTAATATAAAACCAGAGGATGAATACATGATTTTAGGCTATAGTTTTGGTAGTCTACTAGGCTATGAAGCAAGTAAAAGGTTGAAAAAAAAGCCTTTGCATCTATTTCTTGCAGCTTTTCAGCCGCCTATGTATAAGGTATCATCAGCGGATACATTAAAATTGGAAGATAAGGAATTTGTTCAGAAATTAGTAGATAGTGGTGGAATAGAAGCTAGTATAGCGGATAATATGGACTTGCTTAAATATT is a window of Tissierellales bacterium DNA encoding:
- a CDS encoding thioesterase domain-containing protein — its product is MKKIKLLCLPYAGASATIYYKFQPLLEENINLIPIELSGRGIRIDEPLLFSFEEAIEDVVYQIQANIKPEDEYMILGYSFGSLLGYEASKRLKKKPLHLFLAAFQPPMYKVSSADTLKLEDKEFVQKLVDSGGIEASIADNMDLLKYFIPIIRADFTSIEDYEFREPCKKLDCNATVLYTLEDEHSDKIHKWNNIFEYPCEYEEFTGNHFFIKREYNRIANIINRVSVRYI